One part of the Anopheles merus strain MAF chromosome 3L, AmerM5.1, whole genome shotgun sequence genome encodes these proteins:
- the LOC121599403 gene encoding T-cell immunomodulatory protein has protein sequence MKFHFLSAAHLLLVYLLPLSIDQRHSAVRAGDIIDITSTVFDKLTDAIPAAYGDFNSDELTDVFVLRDNFHTLQILLGSDDKPLLREGPKCEFRRHKITSVVPGDFDGDAYMDVMFTVQPDGGDDARTYVYINWGAAEVMNCTAEDAKPLIEMVGQPLALDYDNDFIIDLFGMDTERKRTFWIFKKPDDHGQRGQFTVPMDGTHGAELSVPHSHAVLDLNKDFTADLFLTTTAGFEVWLGVNSHEKFRFSHKINFPEGNYNKHVGRAIFLDVELDGSLLPVFPMCFDAKCVNSSIFVHHGNHLHDLQIDFKDDHNDAWHFVVPDRSSWATQSITLRGGDFNLDGYPDLLATLTKSGDQMQTFLLENVPCEKSACNHMTRTFVVRWKALAPFSNGTMMGSFFDFYNDGILDAIFVERHGNGTRPVAFRNSLDYDANFVKVIVLTGLSNSSGPKILTPLGRKKRTFGTNLPGPRIEYNTTTQDGEPQHGASAQLPQSAYLSLHLPFTTFGLGRTPNFVDSLTVGLWNHSRTWTQLIPNSQMIVVPNPIDEPERWKAQLFVTPSKLIVMSVIALGVICLVILLLILILYAKEKREDRIQRSLEAHRFHFDAM, from the coding sequence ATGAAATTTCACTTCCTATCGGCGGCGCACCTGCTGCTCGTGTACCTACTCCCGCTATCGATCGACCAGCGACACAGTGCGGTCCGGGCGGGTGACATCATCGACATTACCAGCACCGTGTTCGACAAGCTGACCGATGCGATTCCGGCCGCGTACGGCGACTTCAACTCGGACGAGCTGACGGACGTGTTCGTGCTGCGGGACAACTTCCACACGCTGCAGATACTGCTCGGCAGCGACGACAAGCCGCTGCTCCGGGAGGGTCCGAAGTGTGAGTTCCGGCGGCACAAGATCACCAGCGTCGTGCCGGGCGACTTTGACGGGGATGCGTACATGGACGTGATGTTTACGGTGCAGCCGGACGGGGGCGACGATGCCCGGACGTACGTGTACATCAACTGGGGTGCGGCGGAAGTGATGAACTGTACGGCGGAGGACGCGAAGCCGCTGATCGAAATGGTCGGCCAGCCGCTGGCACTCGACTACGATAACGACTTTATCATCGATCTGTTCGGCATGGATACGGAGCGGAAGCGAACGTTTTGGATCTTCAAAAAGCCGGACGATCATGGCCAGCGGGGACAGTTTACGGTGCCGATGGATGGTACGCACGGGGCGGAACTGTCCGTCCCGCATTCGCACGCGGTGCTCGACCTGAACAAAGACTTTACCGCCGACCTGTTTCTTACGACGACGGCCGGGTTCGAGGTGTGGCTGGGCGTGAACAGCCACGAAAAGTTCCGCTTCAGCCACAAGATCAACTTCCCCGAGGGCAACTACAACAAGCACGTGGGGCGGGCCATCTTCCTGGACGTGGAGCTGGACGGCAGCCTGCTGCCCGTGTTCCCGATGTGCTTCGACGCGAAGTGCGTCAACTCGAGCATCTTCGTGCACCACGGCAACCATCTGCACGATCTGCAGATCGACTTCAAGGACGACCACAACGACGCGTGGCACTTTGTCGTGCCGGACCGGTCGAGCTGGGCGACGCAGAGCATAACGCTGCGCGGCGGCGACTTCAACCTGGACGGCTATCCGGACCTGCTAGCCACGCTGACGAAATCGGGCGACCAGATGCAAACCTTCCTGCTGGAGAACGTGCCGTGCGAGAAGAGCGCCTGCAACCACATGACGCGCACGTTCGTGGTGCGCTGGAAGGCGCTGGCCCCGTTCTCGAACGGTACGATGATGGGTTCGTTTTTCGACTTCTACAACGACGGCATACTGGACGCGATCTTTGTCGAGCGGCACGGCAATGGGACGCGACCGGTCGCGTTCCGCAACTCGCTCGATTACGATGCCAACTTCGTGAAGGTGATCGTGCTGACCGGGCTGAGCAATAGCAGTGGACCGAAGATTTTAACGCCACTCGGGCGCAAGAAGCGCACGTTCGGGACGAACCTGCCCGGGCCACGGATCGAGTACAACACGACGACGCAGGACGGGGAACCGCAGCACGGTGCGTCGGCCCAGCTGCCCCAGTCCGCCTACCTGTCGCTGCATCTGCCGTTCACAACGTTCGGGCTGGGCCGGACGCCCAACTTTGTCGACTCGCTGACGGTGGGGCTGTGGAACCATTCGCGCACCTGGACGCAGCTCATACCGAACTCGCAGATGATCGTGGTGCCGAACCCGATCGACGAGCCGGAGCGCTGGAAGGCGCAGCTGTTCGTGACGCCGAGCAAGCTGATCGTGATGAGCGTGATCGCGCTCGGCGTGATCTGTCTCGTGATACTGCTGCTGATACTCATCCTGTACGCGAAGGAAAAGCGCGAAGATCGGATACAGCGCTCGCTCGAGGCGCACCGGTTCCATTTCGATGCGATGTAG